AAAGCGAATAAGAATCTGCTAAAAAATGAGATAAACCATCTGCAATTTCTTTTCTTGATGCATCCGGTATTCCAATGTCAATTTTCATATAAAGTACTCCTGTTATAAAAATGTAAATACATAAGAACCTTGGCTCTTAATGCATCAGGATATCAAGAAACTTTTTTTGAATCACCAGATTTTTTGGGTTGTGGCTTATTCTTATTGTTTTTTCCCCTGATAAAGAGTGGCTGTGAAAAGAAATCCACTCTTGAGAGTCTAAGTCCTGAGGGCTTTAGCATGATCCAATTGCGAATAAGAGTAACATTCTGTGAGAGGTCGGGGAATTGGAATAAAGCGAGGAATCTGAGTCCTGTAGAGGCGCAAAACACGATCATGTAGGCTTGGTAGTTTGCACCGAAATATTTAAATACAAACCCCGCGATCACAGAACCAACGATAATGCAGAGGGTTTGAGCAAAGTTGAAAAATGTAAGAGCCTCTGTTCTTTCCTTTTGTGGAATTTGATTAAAGAGAATGAGAAATGTTATCAATTCATACATTCCCCACATGAAGCCAGATGTCGCCTGCATAATGGCTAAATACACTGGATCTTGACTCACGGTCCATACAAGAGGAAGAGGAATAATGCCAAGTGTAGCAAAAAATAAAGTTCTTTGTGGACCAACACTTTCAATTATTTTTTTTGTTATAGGTTGAGCAATAATTTTTGCTACAAAAGAACTCGCAAGCATAATCATATATGTGCGATAAGAAAATTGAAGTTCTTTAAGCATAAAAGGATTAAAGAATGCAGCCGAAAAATAAACGCCAAATTGAAATATAAAAATAAACTTCAGAGTTCTGGCATAATCTCTTTTCCAAATCGTTTTGCAAACGTGACGAAATGAAAATTTCTCAATTGATGCAGTCATATCTTCGTTTTCAGTATGAAGAGAAAGAAGATATGAAGATATAATCCTCAAAACTCCAGAAACAACGAAAATGCCGAAGAAGGCCTTAAGGATTGTATTTTGATCAGAAAATACATGCAGAATTAATCCTCCGGTGACGAGCCCAATAAAAACACAAGAAGAACTGAGCATCGATCTGCTAGAGAAAAACTTCAGTCGAGAATGTTCTGGAACAATCTTTGTCATCCAAGAATTCCACGCAGGCCCTGTCGACATCCCTCCAGCCCAATAGAAGGCTGCGATAATAAATAATACTTCGACCGGAACCGGAATGAACGTTGTCATAGCTAAAGCAAATAAACTTATTCCTTGTAGGAATGAAGTTTTTGTAACCCATTTCCTATAAGATTTTAAACGAAACACTCCGTAAGGAGACGCGAGCTGAAGAATTGCTCCCGCGAAAAGTGGAATTGTAGAAATCAAACTTGCAGAGAGCTGCGAAAAACCTTTCGTCAAAACGAAGGCCGCAATGTAAGTTTCTCCAAGTCCCACCATAAAGCTGTAAGAGCACCCGTCGAGGATGCTGTAGCGTAAATTTTTTTGAGTCAGATTTTTTTCTATACTGATTTGGGATTCCACTTGCACCTGTTTGTAGCGTGAGTCGATTTGCCGATCTGTAGAGTGATCGACCTAGTCGCTATAGGTATAGGATATTTCAAAGTGTGTAGATTCGTAAGGTGTGCAGGACCAAAAAAGAAAAGGCCAGACAATTGTCCAGCCTTAACCTTTACTGATGTTGGTGCATATTCTTAGATGCTAATCACTAAAGATTAGTAAAGCTGTGCGATTCCTCCAACATCAGCTCTAAGTAAAGGGTCATGCTTCTCCACATGAAAACGGTAT
This DNA window, taken from Bdellovibrionota bacterium, encodes the following:
- a CDS encoding MFS transporter, with protein sequence MESQISIEKNLTQKNLRYSILDGCSYSFMVGLGETYIAAFVLTKGFSQLSASLISTIPLFAGAILQLASPYGVFRLKSYRKWVTKTSFLQGISLFALAMTTFIPVPVEVLFIIAAFYWAGGMSTGPAWNSWMTKIVPEHSRLKFFSSRSMLSSSCVFIGLVTGGLILHVFSDQNTILKAFFGIFVVSGVLRIISSYLLSLHTENEDMTASIEKFSFRHVCKTIWKRDYARTLKFIFIFQFGVYFSAAFFNPFMLKELQFSYRTYMIMLASSFVAKIIAQPITKKIIESVGPQRTLFFATLGIIPLPLVWTVSQDPVYLAIMQATSGFMWGMYELITFLILFNQIPQKERTEALTFFNFAQTLCIIVGSVIAGFVFKYFGANYQAYMIVFCASTGLRFLALFQFPDLSQNVTLIRNWIMLKPSGLRLSRVDFFSQPLFIRGKNNKNKPQPKKSGDSKKVS